One genomic window of Danaus plexippus chromosome 23, MEX_DaPlex, whole genome shotgun sequence includes the following:
- the LOC116774744 gene encoding cytochrome P450 4V2-like isoform X1: MFLLILLWTLIFLFWMCLKRDTNKDEPPTLVNLDWRKLYRLTEDTEGFWSLIKEISRECQKQDGVIKVTIGPKTLYVLTDPEDSLTVSNACLHKDRVYDFAKNWIGNGLITASLPIWKIHRRVLDPLFSTRILNNFMEVFNSLSRVLIKNLEVEVDKGPFDPYYYSRRHSLELICTTTFGTKLMDNIECKNKYMEKVEKIMNVITSRIQVILLHNNFLYSFSSLKKKEDEYVETLSNITSTVLNEIKTSFKAEKSLNTDEEKKKGFEFEPFAETILKISENNTQFTDQDIRQHVDTFIAAGEDTSAGVIMLCLITVGSYPQVQKEIHKELKQIFGDEDRDVTREDLSKLVYLEAVIKETMRFYPIVPIIARDLDKDIKLSNCTLSKGRSAVLSIYGIHRHPMWGPDADEFRPERWLDLPLNYQKYFAAFSLGRRICIGKTMAIASLKVTMAHIFRNYIIHGEHTNMKLKFELTLKAVSGHHISIGRRIKNKP; encoded by the exons ATGTTTCTGTTAATATTGCTGTGGACGttgatatttctattttgGATGTGCTTGAAAAGAGATACAAATAAAGATGAGCCACCAACATTGGTTAATTTAGACTGGAGAAAACTATACCGTCTTACAGAAGACACTGAAG GTTTCTGGAGTctcataaaagaaataagcAGAGAGTGTCAAAAACAAGATGGAGTTATAAAAGTGACTATAGGCCCTAAAACCTTatatg TTCTAACAGACCCTGAAGATAGTTTGACTGTGTCAAATGCGTGCTTACATAAGGATCGTGTTTATGACTTCGCAAAAAACTGGATTGGAAATGGCCTCATCACTGCGTCTT tGCCTATTTGGAAAATACATCGAAGAGTATTAGATCCACTATTCAGTACTCGTATATTGAATAACTTTATGGAGGTATTCAACAGTCTTTCTCGTGTTCTTATCAAAAATCTAGAAGTAGAAGTTGACAAAGGCCCCTTTGATCCCTATTATTATTCAAGACGGCATTCTCTGGAATTAATATGTA CGACTACTTTTGGAACGAAGTTAATGGACAACATTgaatgcaaaaataaatacatggaGAAGGTAGAAAAGATAATGAATGTAATAACATCTAGAATACaggttattttgttacataataattttttgtacagTTTTTCAAGTTTAAAGAAGAAAGAAGATGAATATGTTGAGACACTGAGTAATATTACAAGCACA GTTCTCAATGAAATCAAAACAAGCTTTAAAGCAGAAAAGTCTTTGAATACGGatgaagagaaaaaaaaag GTTTCGAATTTGAACCATTTGCTGaaactattttgaaaattagtGAGAATAATACGCAATTCACTGATCAGGATATAAGACAACATGTAGACACATTTATTGCAGCTGGTGAAGACACTTCCGCCGGGgttattatgttatgtttgaTAACCGTGGGTTCTTATCCACAAGTGCAAAAAGAGATACACAAAGa GTTAAAACAGATTTTCGGTGATGAAGACAGAGATGTGACGAGAGAAGACCTTTCAAAACTAGTTTACTTAGAGGCAGTAATAAAAGAGACAATGCGTTTTTACCCAATAGTACCCATCATAGCAAGAGATCTGGATAAAGACATCAAATTaa GTAACTGCACTTTATCAAAAGGTCGTTCTGCAGTTTTATCGATCTATGGAATACATCGACATCCAATGTGGGGTCCAGACGCTGATGAGTTTAGACCGGAACGATGGCTTGACCTtccattaaattatcaaaagtaTTTTGCTGCTTTTAGTTTGGGTCGCAGAATTTGTATAg GAAAAACCATGGCAATCGCATCGCTGAAAGTTACTATGGCTCACATATTTCGAAACTACATAATTCATGGCGAACAcacaaatatgaaattaaagtttgaACTTACTCTGAAAGCTGTTTCTGGACATCATATTTCCATTGGGAGAAGAATCAAAAATAAACCATAA
- the LOC116774744 gene encoding cytochrome P450 4C1-like isoform X2, which produces MFLLILLWTLIFLFWMCLKRDTNKDEPPTLVNLDWRKLYRLTEDTEVLTDPEDSLTVSNACLHKDRVYDFAKNWIGNGLITASLPIWKIHRRVLDPLFSTRILNNFMEVFNSLSRVLIKNLEVEVDKGPFDPYYYSRRHSLELICTTTFGTKLMDNIECKNKYMEKVEKIMNVITSRIQVILLHNNFLYSFSSLKKKEDEYVETLSNITSTVLNEIKTSFKAEKSLNTDEEKKKGFEFEPFAETILKISENNTQFTDQDIRQHVDTFIAAGEDTSAGVIMLCLITVGSYPQVQKEIHKELKQIFGDEDRDVTREDLSKLVYLEAVIKETMRFYPIVPIIARDLDKDIKLSNCTLSKGRSAVLSIYGIHRHPMWGPDADEFRPERWLDLPLNYQKYFAAFSLGRRICIGKTMAIASLKVTMAHIFRNYIIHGEHTNMKLKFELTLKAVSGHHISIGRRIKNKP; this is translated from the exons ATGTTTCTGTTAATATTGCTGTGGACGttgatatttctattttgGATGTGCTTGAAAAGAGATACAAATAAAGATGAGCCACCAACATTGGTTAATTTAGACTGGAGAAAACTATACCGTCTTACAGAAGACACTGAAG TTCTAACAGACCCTGAAGATAGTTTGACTGTGTCAAATGCGTGCTTACATAAGGATCGTGTTTATGACTTCGCAAAAAACTGGATTGGAAATGGCCTCATCACTGCGTCTT tGCCTATTTGGAAAATACATCGAAGAGTATTAGATCCACTATTCAGTACTCGTATATTGAATAACTTTATGGAGGTATTCAACAGTCTTTCTCGTGTTCTTATCAAAAATCTAGAAGTAGAAGTTGACAAAGGCCCCTTTGATCCCTATTATTATTCAAGACGGCATTCTCTGGAATTAATATGTA CGACTACTTTTGGAACGAAGTTAATGGACAACATTgaatgcaaaaataaatacatggaGAAGGTAGAAAAGATAATGAATGTAATAACATCTAGAATACaggttattttgttacataataattttttgtacagTTTTTCAAGTTTAAAGAAGAAAGAAGATGAATATGTTGAGACACTGAGTAATATTACAAGCACA GTTCTCAATGAAATCAAAACAAGCTTTAAAGCAGAAAAGTCTTTGAATACGGatgaagagaaaaaaaaag GTTTCGAATTTGAACCATTTGCTGaaactattttgaaaattagtGAGAATAATACGCAATTCACTGATCAGGATATAAGACAACATGTAGACACATTTATTGCAGCTGGTGAAGACACTTCCGCCGGGgttattatgttatgtttgaTAACCGTGGGTTCTTATCCACAAGTGCAAAAAGAGATACACAAAGa GTTAAAACAGATTTTCGGTGATGAAGACAGAGATGTGACGAGAGAAGACCTTTCAAAACTAGTTTACTTAGAGGCAGTAATAAAAGAGACAATGCGTTTTTACCCAATAGTACCCATCATAGCAAGAGATCTGGATAAAGACATCAAATTaa GTAACTGCACTTTATCAAAAGGTCGTTCTGCAGTTTTATCGATCTATGGAATACATCGACATCCAATGTGGGGTCCAGACGCTGATGAGTTTAGACCGGAACGATGGCTTGACCTtccattaaattatcaaaagtaTTTTGCTGCTTTTAGTTTGGGTCGCAGAATTTGTATAg GAAAAACCATGGCAATCGCATCGCTGAAAGTTACTATGGCTCACATATTTCGAAACTACATAATTCATGGCGAACAcacaaatatgaaattaaagtttgaACTTACTCTGAAAGCTGTTTCTGGACATCATATTTCCATTGGGAGAAGAATCAAAAATAAACCATAA